The genome window ACGAAAAGATTGAATTGGTTTCTAATTGGAGAAGATTTAGATCCGCCCATAGGAAAATACAAATAATCTCGAATCCAAGTAGCTAATGTATAATGCCATTTCTTCCATAACTCTCTCACATTTGTTGTGAGAAATGGAGCGAGAAAATTTTCTGGAAGCTCCAAACCCAATAACTTGGACAGACCTCTTGCCATATCCGTATAACCTGAAAAATCGCAGTATACCCGGACAGAAAATCCTAATACAGCAAGCCATCCTGAAGTCCAATCATACAAACTCGGATCTGTGTAAATTGGTTGTATAATTGGAAATATATTATCTGCTATAACTATTTTCTTTAGAAGTCCTTGTAGAATAAGATAGATTCCTTGAAATACCTTGACTGAATCTGGTCGAATTGCATTACGCAATTGATAAAAGAAATCACTATGGCGAATGATTGGCCCTGCAACTAAATGTGGAAAATAGAATATGAATGTGAAGTATTCTAAAAACCCTTCTTTTTGCTCTATCTTTCCATTATAGGTATCCACAGCATAAGCAATAAAAACAAAACTATAAAAACTAATTGCCAGTGGTAAAAGTATTGAAGGAAAACCTGACCAAGATTCAATCCAACCATTAAAGTTATTGGTCTGTAGAAATTCCAATCTTGTTACTTTGAAAAGAAAATCCAAGAATAGATAAAAATATTTAAAGAAAAATAAATTACCTACATCCAAAATCAGAATTGAATAGAACAAAACCTTTGACTTATTCTCAAAAAGCTTCATTACAAGAATATAATTTACTACTGCTATTGCGAGAA of Leptospira sp. GIMC2001 contains these proteins:
- a CDS encoding MBOAT family O-acyltransferase yields the protein MKFTSISFAFFFLLVYILYWNFRGKSKLVLLIIASVLFYSAWSPLFTLHFLAIAVVNYILVMKLFENKSKVLFYSILILDVGNLFFFKYFYLFLDFLFKVTRLEFLQTNNFNGWIESWSGFPSILLPLAISFYSFVFIAYAVDTYNGKIEQKEGFLEYFTFIFYFPHLVAGPIIRHSDFFYQLRNAIRPDSVKVFQGIYLILQGLLKKIVIADNIFPIIQPIYTDPSLYDWTSGWLAVLGFSVRVYCDFSGYTDMARGLSKLLGLELPENFLAPFLTTNVRELWKKWHYTLATWIRDYLYFPMGGSKSSPIRNQFNLFVAFTLGGLWHGANYTYIIWGAWNGFMVAIERELSHYLPFLNSNLDKGDTNKTRIRYAFYLILGFVFTQWVWLIGCAFFNSENIEIAYHLIISMHSFQSGIKAKGWEMVTYSLILTFGFNYLQKIKWEGFKPNILGLIYLFLFGLFCMLVLGLYSPETAEFIYFQF